The following proteins are encoded in a genomic region of Lachnospiraceae bacterium KM106-2:
- a CDS encoding permease of the major facilitator superfamily: MYSLLLALIYIAFISLGLPDSLLGSGWPVMHNDLNVSISYMGIVSMVISGGTIISSLLSDKLTRKLGTRIVTVSSVFLTAVALLGFSFSNHFWMLLVFAIPYGLGAGAIDAALNNYVALHYTSKHMSWLHCFWGVGTIVSPFVMSHALATSTWNNGYRVVAFIQLGIGLLLLATLPVWRANQQHVEDNAVSIGLVGALKIKGVPYLLIGFFAYCATEATAMYWASTYLVEVNGITTDRAARFASLFYIGLTVGRFLSGFIMNKLGDRKMIILGTCILTCGIISLLIPVGNPIVSFAGFIIIGLGCAPIYPCIIHSTPHNFGAENSGAIIGIQMASAYVGSTFIPPLFGLLGNLISFTILPVYLLIFIIIMISMTELTFRITSQKH; encoded by the coding sequence ATGTACTCACTTTTACTGGCACTTATTTATATCGCTTTTATCAGCCTTGGACTTCCCGACTCGCTTCTTGGATCAGGATGGCCTGTCATGCATAATGATCTGAATGTTTCAATCTCTTATATGGGAATCGTGTCTATGGTCATATCCGGAGGAACGATCATATCAAGTCTTCTTTCAGATAAATTAACAAGAAAGCTCGGTACTCGTATTGTAACGGTTAGCAGTGTGTTTCTAACGGCCGTTGCTTTGCTTGGTTTTTCCTTTTCGAATCACTTCTGGATGCTCCTTGTATTCGCAATTCCTTATGGTCTTGGCGCAGGAGCAATTGATGCAGCACTAAATAACTATGTTGCCCTCCACTATACCTCAAAGCATATGAGCTGGCTACATTGCTTTTGGGGTGTTGGAACCATCGTCAGTCCGTTTGTTATGAGCCACGCCCTAGCTACTTCGACTTGGAACAATGGGTATCGCGTTGTCGCCTTTATTCAACTAGGTATCGGTCTGCTTCTCCTTGCCACTCTCCCCGTCTGGAGAGCCAATCAACAACATGTCGAAGATAATGCAGTAAGCATCGGATTAGTTGGTGCATTAAAGATCAAGGGGGTTCCTTACCTTTTAATTGGCTTTTTCGCATATTGTGCCACAGAAGCTACTGCAATGTATTGGGCAAGTACCTATCTGGTTGAAGTTAATGGTATAACCACCGACCGAGCGGCTCGATTTGCCTCACTGTTTTACATAGGTTTGACCGTAGGAAGGTTCCTAAGTGGCTTTATTATGAATAAACTCGGAGATAGAAAGATGATCATCCTCGGTACTTGTATATTAACCTGTGGAATAATCTCTTTACTGATCCCTGTAGGAAACCCAATCGTTTCATTTGCGGGATTTATTATTATCGGGTTGGGCTGTGCGCCGATCTATCCTTGCATTATTCATTCCACACCGCATAATTTCGGTGCCGAGAATTCTGGAGCGATTATCGGAATCCAAATGGCAAGTGCCTATGTCGGTTCCACATTTATTCCACCGCTATTTGGACTACTCGGTAATCTAATCAGCTTTACAATCCTCCCTGTGTACTTATTGATTTTTATTATTATAATGATCAGTATGACTGAATTAACCTTCCGGATTACTTCCCAAAAACACTAA
- a CDS encoding oxidoreductase produces MKLVIAGAFGKLGSDLLRQAIKEGYEVVAVDQVIRKIEGLDPGSYQAKQIDITKTESLMGICEGADAVITTVGLTKTSATLTNYDIDYHGNKNLLDEAVRAKVKKFVYISVLKADGREDVPMLHAKYLMEQELKKSGISYVIHRPTGYFYDIAHVFMPMIEKGKVTLLGKKPVHANVIDTADFACFIMEHLKDLNVTYDVGGKETYSYEEIARMFFAAAGKTAQISYAPPWLFDVLAKVNKWKKNGKEAIIKFSKWTLSNEMVGDTKYGERSFKEYVRTCYQPNNKH; encoded by the coding sequence ATGAAACTTGTGATCGCAGGAGCATTTGGTAAATTAGGAAGTGATCTATTACGGCAAGCGATTAAAGAGGGATACGAAGTGGTCGCAGTAGATCAAGTAATTAGAAAGATAGAGGGACTAGATCCTGGGAGCTATCAGGCTAAGCAGATCGATATAACAAAGACAGAATCATTAATGGGTATCTGTGAAGGTGCGGATGCGGTTATTACAACCGTAGGATTAACAAAAACGAGTGCCACACTAACCAACTATGATATTGATTATCATGGAAATAAAAATCTACTAGATGAGGCAGTTCGTGCTAAGGTAAAGAAATTTGTGTACATATCAGTTTTAAAGGCAGACGGACGAGAAGATGTACCGATGCTTCACGCGAAGTATCTGATGGAGCAGGAACTAAAAAAGAGTGGAATCTCCTATGTTATTCATCGCCCAACCGGGTATTTTTACGACATTGCCCATGTATTTATGCCAATGATTGAAAAAGGAAAGGTAACGTTATTAGGAAAGAAACCAGTTCATGCAAATGTCATTGATACTGCTGATTTTGCTTGTTTTATCATGGAGCATCTAAAGGATTTGAATGTGACATATGATGTAGGGGGGAAGGAGACATATTCTTATGAGGAGATTGCAAGGATGTTTTTTGCAGCAGCAGGTAAGACAGCACAGATCTCGTATGCTCCGCCTTGGCTCTTTGATGTGCTAGCAAAGGTAAATAAGTGGAAGAAGAACGGGAAAGAAGCGATTATCAAGTTCTCGAAATGGACTTTATCCAATGAGATGGTTGGCGATACGAAGTATGGAGAACGAAGTTTTAAGGAGTATGTAAGAACTTGTTATCAACCGAATAATAAGCATTAA
- a CDS encoding transcriptional regulator, TetR family: MNMFIKEMSTIPKVIENLRENILVEARKELFEDGYQAFNIRTVAAKCEVAVGTFYNYFSSKDMVIASVVLEDWMKSLDQMKRKVERAEELFTGLEAIYGELLAFEELYHNIFQNSTAVYSKYSSRERHQKLRSQLEEPIRQLCKRKDQSIDDFTITFLAENFLSASQEQIEFAKLQAILQKVLA, from the coding sequence ATGAACATGTTCATAAAGGAGATGAGTACGATACCAAAAGTAATCGAGAATCTACGAGAGAATATATTAGTGGAAGCAAGAAAAGAGTTATTTGAAGACGGATATCAAGCATTTAATATTCGAACAGTAGCAGCAAAATGTGAAGTTGCAGTTGGGACTTTTTATAATTACTTTTCCTCGAAGGATATGGTTATTGCTTCCGTAGTTCTAGAGGATTGGATGAAGTCGTTAGATCAGATGAAACGAAAGGTCGAACGAGCAGAAGAACTGTTTACTGGATTAGAAGCAATTTATGGGGAGCTATTAGCCTTTGAAGAACTTTATCATAATATTTTTCAGAATAGTACAGCTGTCTATAGTAAGTATTCTTCCAGAGAGCGACATCAGAAATTGCGAAGCCAGTTAGAGGAACCGATCCGCCAACTCTGTAAGAGGAAGGATCAATCAATCGATGATTTTACAATTACCTTTCTGGCAGAGAATTTCCTAAGTGCCAGTCAGGAACAAATAGAATTTGCTAAGTTGCAAGCGATTCTTCAAAAGGTGTTAGCTTAA
- a CDS encoding MutS-related protein, family 1: MEETFQRMIEDEETSLKEQNKMFNVIGYSKLIFAGLFFVSVYNAFTRGTEHREIVLAVIEFVILLFLWHYQAGLRERMMYSEGMIAINKRHLERLSGKWTQFPDIGEEFIDRDHPYACDLDVVGNKSLFQLLNTTHTWYGRQLFAKNLLYPDFTASEICKRQQAIVELSKDIKFTNEVEYETGKIGADEHSSKLVDALTDKTLFMKNRQLKRVISAVPFLSIAGLMIIAIIHPELFLKAAIGCWSIQIVIWILGVVHTQAYLRRVYNLPYLVSAYRNVWKRMIDKEFTSEKLIEIKECLKDSDVSAIKAIKDLEIIAECISVRSNVIIYFVLNALFLWDYQCVFLLERWKENYADHAKDWFLALGEIESLICFANLPRVCSQVSLPTIEESRKVIKAKKMGHPLIQNEVRVTNDVGLDEQIFIISGSNMSGKTTFLRTIGINLVLAQSGSLVCAEQMNFAPMKIMTSMRIADDLNEGISTFYAELKRIKGIIELAKNEEQVLFLIDEIFRGTNSVDRLTGAREVILQLNAYDAIGMITTHDLELCELEKHTKRIWNYSFSESYQDRKIIFDYKLKAGRSTTTNAKYLMDLIGITK, encoded by the coding sequence TTGGAGGAAACGTTTCAGAGGATGATCGAGGATGAGGAAACGAGCTTAAAAGAGCAAAATAAGATGTTTAATGTGATCGGATACAGTAAGCTTATTTTTGCAGGACTCTTCTTCGTCTCAGTTTATAATGCATTTACTAGGGGAACAGAGCATAGAGAGATTGTACTCGCTGTGATCGAGTTTGTTATTTTACTCTTCTTATGGCACTATCAGGCAGGATTACGTGAAAGAATGATGTATTCAGAAGGAATGATCGCAATTAATAAGAGACACTTAGAACGACTATCTGGAAAATGGACGCAGTTTCCTGATATTGGAGAAGAATTTATCGATCGTGATCACCCATATGCTTGCGACCTCGATGTGGTTGGAAATAAATCATTATTTCAACTGCTAAATACGACCCATACCTGGTACGGGAGACAGCTATTTGCAAAGAATCTACTTTATCCTGATTTTACTGCATCAGAAATTTGTAAGCGACAGCAGGCGATTGTAGAACTCAGTAAGGACATTAAGTTTACAAATGAAGTGGAGTACGAAACGGGAAAGATAGGAGCAGATGAGCATAGTTCGAAATTAGTGGATGCATTAACAGATAAGACATTATTTATGAAAAATAGGCAGTTAAAAAGAGTGATAAGTGCAGTTCCATTTCTATCAATAGCCGGATTGATGATCATTGCAATCATTCATCCAGAATTATTTTTAAAAGCAGCGATCGGTTGTTGGAGCATCCAGATTGTAATCTGGATTCTTGGAGTCGTCCACACACAGGCGTATTTAAGAAGAGTCTATAATTTACCTTATCTGGTAAGCGCTTACCGAAATGTCTGGAAGAGAATGATCGATAAAGAATTCACTTCAGAAAAATTAATAGAAATCAAAGAGTGCCTTAAGGACTCAGATGTATCTGCGATAAAAGCGATCAAAGATCTAGAGATCATAGCAGAATGCATCAGTGTGAGGAGTAATGTGATCATTTATTTTGTGTTGAATGCACTATTCTTATGGGATTATCAATGTGTATTTCTATTAGAAAGATGGAAAGAAAATTATGCGGATCATGCAAAAGATTGGTTTCTTGCTCTAGGTGAGATAGAGAGTTTAATATGTTTTGCAAATCTCCCAAGGGTATGCAGTCAAGTTAGTCTTCCTACGATAGAAGAGAGTAGAAAAGTAATCAAAGCGAAGAAAATGGGACACCCCTTAATTCAAAACGAGGTTAGAGTCACAAATGATGTTGGATTGGATGAGCAGATTTTTATTATCTCAGGTTCTAATATGTCAGGTAAAACGACCTTCTTGCGAACAATTGGTATCAATCTAGTGTTAGCGCAGTCTGGCAGCTTGGTATGTGCAGAGCAAATGAACTTTGCACCAATGAAGATTATGACTTCTATGAGAATCGCAGATGATCTGAATGAGGGAATCTCGACCTTTTATGCAGAGTTAAAACGGATCAAAGGCATTATTGAGTTAGCAAAGAATGAAGAGCAAGTACTGTTTTTAATCGATGAGATATTCCGTGGAACAAATTCGGTGGATCGGTTGACGGGAGCGAGAGAGGTTATTTTACAGCTTAACGCGTATGATGCGATCGGGATGATCACAACTCATGATCTTGAGTTATGTGAATTAGAAAAACATACAAAACGAATTTGGAACTATAGTTTTTCGGAATCCTATCAAGATAGAAAAATAATTTTTGACTATAAGCTAAAAGCAGGCAGATCGACAACGACCAATGCGAAGTACTTAATGGATCTGATCGGAATTACCAAGTAG
- a CDS encoding acetyltransferase, with translation MQIKYSMGTMEELDEIYELFVAAIKEMDRLQIPQWDEIYPDRAQLAKDLSAKELYVGKIEDKIGVVYVLNNEMDEQYINGEWKYQEDQFVILHRVCVHPNYQNCGVGAATLTHIHEQMRLNRIRAIRLDAFSQNPYALKMYKRAGYEKVGNADLRKGQFYLMEKLLTSDLS, from the coding sequence ATGCAAATAAAATATAGTATGGGAACCATGGAAGAGTTAGATGAGATTTATGAATTATTTGTAGCTGCCATTAAAGAGATGGACCGACTTCAGATACCACAGTGGGATGAAATTTATCCGGATCGTGCTCAGTTGGCCAAAGACCTAAGTGCCAAGGAACTATATGTAGGAAAAATTGAGGATAAGATTGGCGTTGTCTATGTTTTAAATAATGAGATGGATGAGCAATATATAAATGGTGAATGGAAATACCAAGAGGATCAGTTTGTAATTCTGCATCGTGTATGTGTACATCCAAACTATCAGAATTGTGGCGTGGGTGCGGCAACCCTTACGCATATTCATGAGCAGATGAGATTGAATAGGATTCGTGCCATTCGACTAGATGCATTTTCGCAGAATCCTTATGCTCTAAAGATGTATAAAAGAGCGGGCTATGAGAAAGTAGGGAATGCAGACTTACGAAAAGGACAGTTTTATCTAATGGAGAAACTGTTAACTTCGGATCTCTCATAG
- a CDS encoding transcriptional regulator, AraC family — MKPKPIILSSDRKESLQTQLQDLPIAYYISNFKDSNYDYVDWHWHDEVQYCLVVKGTILFHVNQETYEIEEGNGIFINSRQIHCSKPIGSTNALYHCFEFSPTLLFHDYNSSIYKSYVMPIVKDSQCSAIVLDQNRPRCLEILNGIRSVRKLLDESQPAFELNLLVEIIKIWKNTFLSPNIQKNTSPVTTRENERLRTIFTIIQTQYSDDLTLEDISKSAHLSRSECSRFFHKCTGQGLFQYLNQYRIHKSLELLINSDLSIADVAYSVGFASQSYYTACFKKEMHMTPKQYQKQYSI; from the coding sequence ATGAAACCAAAACCAATTATCCTATCATCGGATCGAAAAGAATCTCTTCAGACTCAATTACAAGATCTCCCCATCGCTTACTATATCAGTAACTTCAAAGATTCCAATTATGACTATGTAGACTGGCACTGGCATGATGAAGTACAGTATTGCCTGGTAGTAAAGGGAACCATCCTGTTTCATGTCAATCAAGAAACGTATGAAATTGAAGAGGGAAATGGTATCTTTATTAATTCCCGTCAGATTCATTGTTCCAAACCTATCGGTTCAACCAATGCCCTCTATCACTGCTTTGAATTTTCACCTACACTTCTCTTCCATGATTATAACAGTAGTATCTACAAGTCTTATGTAATGCCGATTGTGAAAGATTCTCAATGCAGCGCCATCGTTCTCGATCAAAATAGGCCGCGATGCTTAGAAATTCTTAACGGAATTCGTTCGGTTAGAAAGCTTCTGGACGAATCTCAGCCTGCTTTCGAATTAAATCTATTAGTTGAAATCATTAAAATATGGAAAAATACTTTTCTAAGTCCCAATATCCAAAAGAATACCTCTCCCGTTACTACCCGTGAGAATGAACGCTTACGAACAATTTTCACGATTATTCAGACACAATATTCTGACGATCTTACTTTAGAAGATATTTCAAAATCCGCTCATCTAAGCAGAAGTGAATGCAGCCGTTTCTTTCATAAATGCACAGGACAAGGTCTCTTTCAATATCTGAACCAATATCGTATCCATAAAAGCTTAGAACTCCTAATTAATTCCGATCTTAGTATTGCTGATGTTGCTTATTCTGTTGGATTCGCAAGTCAGAGTTACTATACGGCATGTTTTAAGAAAGAGATGCATATGACGCCGAAACAATATCAGAAACAATACTCCATATAA